The following are encoded together in the Pseudoalteromonas ruthenica genome:
- a CDS encoding META domain-containing protein codes for MRAKQVFAMAMVLALSGCASTDEQLADAAKYHDWQLMSVDGQDVRHHQASLSFIDALQLNGFSGCNDFFAASNIREQRLEVTNLGMTYKQCNAALTGTEQALLVTLKSAPIVRLGERQMTLSGEHVLTFKRTTP; via the coding sequence GTGAGAGCAAAACAAGTCTTTGCGATGGCTATGGTTTTAGCGTTGAGCGGTTGTGCATCAACTGACGAGCAGCTAGCGGATGCAGCGAAGTACCATGACTGGCAGCTTATGTCGGTTGACGGTCAAGATGTGCGCCATCATCAAGCCTCACTCAGCTTTATTGATGCTTTGCAGCTAAATGGCTTTTCCGGTTGCAATGACTTCTTTGCCGCCAGCAATATTCGCGAGCAACGCTTAGAAGTCACTAATCTGGGAATGACCTATAAACAATGTAACGCCGCACTGACAGGCACAGAGCAAGCACTATTGGTGACGTTGAAGTCAGCGCCGATTGTGCGCCTTGGCGAGCGTCAAATGACGCTGA